In the Deltaproteobacteria bacterium CG2_30_66_27 genome, TGTGAGGGAAGAACGCCTGCCAGCGGGCCGCCAACAGCCGGTTTTCCCGCCCGACAGGCCGGTCGTTCCGGATGTCGGTGAAATAGGCGATGAACCGGGGGCGAATGGGGCTCACCCGGCCGGCGCTGTTCAGGCCGAGCGGCGGAGCGTTCTGGCGGCGGAGGTAGGCGCTGCGCACATACCCGTCCCCCTTTCCGGTGTTGGTTTTCAGCCGGAAGAATTCCCGCACCTCGCTGTCCCGCAGCCGGACGAAGAAGGTCCCGTATTCCTGGGGCGCCCAGGCCGAGTGGCATGCGTAGCATTCGAGTCGCTGGAGATGGGCGGCGATCCTGTGCTCGATCACCCGGGGGTCGGGGGAGTGGCACTCTCTACAGGCGCGGGGACGCTCCTTTCCCCCGGCGAGGCTGGCCATGCCGTGGCAATCCCCGCATTTCATCCCGGCCTCGGCGTGCACGTCGGGGAGCATCTTCAGGTAGCGTTCGCCGTCTTTCTCCGGCCCCCGCTGGTATCGCAACGCGTCCTCCCGTGGGGCGAGACCGACGAATTCGATCCCCACGTTCTCCCCCCGGTGGCAGGCAAGGCAGGTGTCGACGCCGGGGCGGGCGACAGCGTGCCCGCCGCCGTGGCAGTCCCCGCAACCACGGACGTGGCACCCGCCGCAGTTCGAGTCGAAGAACCCGGGGTCCACGCGGCCCCACGTCTCCGCCACGAAGGCCTTTTCCGCCCGCCGTTCGGCCATCGGGCCGTGCAGCACGCCCGCGTACTTGCCGTGGCATGCAAGGCACCCCCTCTGCCCCGAGTTCGCCAAAGCGTCAGGGGGGGAGGCCCCTGCCTCCTTGCCGTGGCAACCGATGCAAGGCAGGCCGGCATGGGCTCCCGCCAGGGGGTTGCGGTGGCAGGTCTCGCACCCCGGTTCGGCCGCACCGGCCTGTTCAACGGCCGGCAGGCAAAGGGCGAGAAAGGCAGCGAGCCAGAATACGGTAATCGATTTTCTCACGGTAGATGGCGTCCTTTGGGTTCCTGTGGCAGACGAGACATTGATTTACGGCCCATACCCGGCGGATTTCCGCCGCGTTCAGCGGGCGGGAATTCTCGCGGGTGATCGCCGAAAAAGCCAGGATCCTTCCTTGCTTCATCGTCAGGAACCCGTCGAGCGGTTTCTTCGACGATTTTTCGCAAAGGAGCAAGGCGTCCACCCGGTTTCCCTGCACCACGTGCTGCCCGAAACCGAGGAAGGTCGGGTCGGCGTGGCATTCGGAACAACCGATCGCGGTGCGGCCGGTGTTGTGGGAGTAGAACGGGGCGAAGCGCAGCTGGTTCTTCCCTTTGTACCGGGCGACGTACTCGTCCTTGATCAACTCTCCACCCGGGGCCGCCACGGTCACGAAGGTCTGGCAGCCCGGGGTGACGGGAGAGATCTTCCCCCGCTGGTTGATGGCCAGGGGAAACGGGGAGAGCATCCGGTAATCCTCGGTCTCGCTGAACGCGCCGGGGGTGTCCGCTCCCCGGAGGAAGTCCCGCCCCTTTTTCCCGAGGTCGTACCGGGTGTGGCAGCCGTAGCACTGGGGCACGGACAGGGAATGACAAGCGGAACACTCCATCCGGCCATGCCCGACGATGGTGTGTTCCGGGGTCCCGGTGATGACCTTGCTTTCATGGCGCCGCCCGTATCGTTTGTCGATCACGATGATCTTTCCGTCCGAGAAGAAAACGTTCGAGTACTTCCGGCCTTTCCCCGTCAGGACCAGTTCGTCGCCCATGGTCACCTGCCTCCGGTAACTGCGCGATTCCCTCACCGGCTCCTCGTTTTCCCGGGCGACCGGCGCATGCCGCGGAGGTTCGGCGGTGCTTCCGTGGCAATCCTCGCATCGGATCTCGGTCTGCAGGTACATGTTCCCGTAGGCGTACCCGTCCCCCATGACGTCCCGCGACGTGTGGCAATCGATACATTCCATCCCCTTCTCATGGTGGATGTCGGGGGTGATGCTGGTGGCGTTGCGGGCGCCTCCGATCATGCGCGGCCCGGGCCGGCCTTGTGCGGTCGGAACCAGGCCGTTGTTCCCGTCGTTCATCCCCTGGTAGGAGAGTGCGATCCGGCCGCTCCGGTTGTGGCACCGGAGGCATACCCGGTTGTCGGGCAGTGCGGCCAGTCGGTGCGTTGCGCTGTAGGGCCACTTCCCCCACACGGTCGGGTCGCCTCCCTCGTACGTGGCGTTATCGTTGAAGGGGAAGTGGCAGGCGGCGCAGCCCCCGGCATGGGATCCGCCCCATACTTCGTTGGATTCGAGACCGACATGGCATAGGGAACAGAATTTACGGTACAGCTCGCCGGAGAGGTTGAAGAGTCCCGTCACTCCTTCCAGTCGAAGGGGCTGCCCTTCTGCGTCGAACGTCTCCTCGGTGCGCGTTCCGTACAACCGGCCGTCCGAACCTTCCCAGGTCGCCTGGATGTTCCTGACCATGCCGGTGTTCGTCTGCATCAGGTTGGATTTTACCCGTCCCGACTGGTAAGGGTGGCACTTCCCGCAGGTCCGATCCCACCATTGCGGCTCGGATGGATTCTTCGGACCGAACATGCCCCGGTGGGAAGCCTCCTTCTCCTTTTTCCGCGGATCGCCGCCGTGACAAGCCACGCAGGAGGGATGTGCCGGGGAAGCCACCTCGATTCCCTTGTGGCACCCTCTGCATCCCGCATCTGGATCGCTGCCGGCTCCGCACCCCTGCAAGACCGGAAGAAGAGAGAAGAGCAGAAGAGCGGGGACCCCGATCGAAGAACGTATCAGTGCCATCCATATTCTCATATCGTCAGGAATGAATACTATCACAACCGGTAAAAATCCGATTCTTTTCCGGAGTCCCGTTCGATCCGATTTGCCATCGAAATAACTGCAGGCGGGAAGATGGCCGCGCCCGAAGCGCCCCTTCTTCCCGCCCGCCGTGTTGGACCTGACGCCTTCTCCAGGGAGAAGTTCGTCGTGAGTCTACTTTCCCTCCGTGCTGACGGACAGGGTCTTCGTGAACTCACCCCAGAGGAAGGAGTCGACGTCCTTGGTGCTGGTCTTCATCACTTGCTTTTTCCCGCCAATGGCGGCGTTGGTACGCTCGTACCGTGGCAATCGTTGCAGTTTTTCTGCGACGGAATCCCGGCCATTCTCGCCGAAAACCAGCTGGCTTTCGACTCGTATTTGCCATCTTTCCACTTGTTCAGATCTTCAACAAGTTGATAAGCGACGCTTGCCGTTACTCGTGCGCACCGGTCTCTTCTTTCCGGACTGGAAACCGGATAGCCGGATTCCCCCATCCATTTGCCGAGAGACACATGGCAGAGGGGGGAATCGCTGGTCGTTTGAATAATCTTCGTCGTCACTTTGGGTTTCTTTGGTTCATACGCGGGAAGCTTCGCCGAGGAATACCATCCCATGATCTCCGATCCGATCAATGCTCCATTCTCACACTCCGGACCCGCGATCCTGGGCCCGATAATCACGTTGCTCACCACGTTGGCTCCCGCGAGGCTGCCACATATTGTTCCCCATCCGGCTGTGCCCCCTTCGAGAAAAATAAAGGCATCGATCGGGAAGGATTTGTAAGGTTCGCCCACTTTTTCACGGAGTTGACTGAAAACGCTGCTGATGACGGCACCGCCGCAATAAATTCGGTACCATTCGGCGTAGGCTATTTCCGCGGTTTTTTCGGGATCGAGTTTCACATACGGCCACGGCCATTTTTCGGTGGGGCCTTCTTTTGCTTGTGCTGCCGACGACAGACCGATCTTCCCTCCCGTAAGGGCAAGGATACCCGCCGCTCCGACCGCAACTTTTCCGGCATCGAAGAGAAGGTTTCTTCGCGTCAAATCCGCATCAAGTATATTCTTCATCCTTCCTCCTTATCGATATCTATCTGTCGTGAAAAGATCTGGGAAGAACGGCGGTGAAAACGATTCCAGGGCTACGGTTCCCTTTCTTCATTTGCGCACCTCGTCTCATGGAGTGTGAAAAGGGCCTCCCACAGGAGGGATCCCGGGAGGCCCCTTCGTCAGCAACCCTGCAGTTGTTCCGTGCCGGGCGCGACAGCCTTCGAGCCGCCTTGCATCTCGATCTCGACCGTGGAACCGACCTTGACCTGGCCGGCATCCCCCCTTTCGATCGTAACGGTCACCTTCTTCCCCTCCACGGCGACCACCTTCCCGGTGAGTAGAACTCCCTTGGAGAAAGCAATCCCCGCGAGCGAGGCCAGAACCAGGACCAGCACCATCAGCACGACGGTTTTCTTCATGTTCGATTCCTCCCGCATGAGGTTGTCAGAACCAGAGCTGAAGCTGGGTCACGAGCGACCCGAAATTCTTGATCGACGCGGTTTCCTTGTCGAAATCGGTCTTCGAATATTCCGCGGTGAGCTTGAGGTTCTGGCCCCGGAAGTAATAATTACCGCCGGCGGCGTACCAGCGGATCTTCTGGTCGAACGTTCCGCTCAGGCTGGCGAAGCGCCAGTCCTCGTACCGGGCGAAGATCTGCAGGGGCAATTTCGGCAGCATGTACGCGCCCTTGACGTAGTAGCCGTTCTTCTCCCCGTTCAATCCGATCGCGTCCGGATCCGGGTTGGCCCCCTTGTACGCGTCCCCGAGATCGATGTTTTCGTAGGCGGAGGAGAGGGTGAAGGTCCCGATATCGGTCACCGGGTACTCGAAGAACAGGTCGGTGGTCCATCCCTTGTAGTCCTTCGCGTCCGCCTTGGCGACGGTGTCCGAATAGGCCACGTCCGGCTCGAATTGGTAGGCGGCTCCCACCGTCAGCACCTTCTTCTTCCCCAGGTAAGTACCCTTGTAGCCGTAACCGTTTTCCGGATCCAGCAGCGTCACGTGCGCCCTTCCCGAGAACCGGAAGGAGGATTTCGGCTGGGGAGCCGCGGCCGTCGTCGCCTCCCGGCCCTCCATCACGTCGACCCGGTACTGCAGGCGGTCGTCCAGAACGTTCCCCCAGATCCCCACGCCCTTGTCGCGCGTGGAGACGAACGGCGCACGGATGAACAGGGAGCGATCGAGGGTGAGGGGAGCCTCGCAGGATTCCAGGTTCTCCCGCGAGAGGTTGTACTTGAACTTGCCGACGTAGATCTTGAACCGGTTGTCGAAGTTGAATCGCATCGCCGCGTCGATCAGCGTGAAGTCGGATCCGCTGCTTGCATCGTTCACGCCGAGAGTGGAGATGTCCTGTTTTTCGAGAAATTCGGTCTGGACGTAGAGGCCCACCACATCCCCGTATTTGCCCATCAGGGCGATCCGGTTCCTCCGGAAGCTGAACTCGTAGGTGCTGTCCTCCTTGTCCGGGCCGGATCCCGTGTCCCGGAAGATCATCTGGAACTGTCCCTTGTAATCGATCTGCAGGACTCCCTGGTTCTCCGGTCCGAACCGGATCTGCGGACCGGCGAATGCCGGAGACGCCGTCAACGCCAGTCCCGCGAGCAGTGCAGCCGGAAGCGTCCATGTTTTCATATGTCGGCTCCTTCGAAAAAAGGTGATTGGAATTCGCATGATTCAGCACCCCCCGCCAGTAGGAATAAACGGGGTCGGCGCGCCACCACCCGATCCTACGGACGAACCCTTGTAGGCCTGGTCCTCCAGCAGGATCTGGTTCCCACCGCCGATGTAGCCCGGCGTGAACTCCAGCGTGGGCCAATCGACGGAACCGACGAAGGTCTTGTTTTTGTACTGGCCTCCGTTGAGCGGGACGGCGGTGGAATTGATCGTGGCCGTGGGGCGGAACATGACGAATTCGGAGCGGGTCACGGTGTCCCATTTTGCGTTGCCGGCCAGGTTCCCTCCCGCTTTGATCTTGTCGGTACCGATCACCGCGCCGGTGATGCTGTCGACGAACTGCCGTGTGGCGGCGTCATAGGTGAAGTAGTTGTTTTTCGCGGAGAAGAAAACGACCGAAGGAGAGGCCTTGGGATACAAGGGATAGGTTGCGTAATCGTCGTTCATCACGTACGTCGCATCGACCGGTTCGAAGGCGGCGAGATTCCCCCACTCCTGCCAGGAGCCGTCGTACATGCGCACATCCTGGAAACCGCAGATCTCCTTGAGCGCGTAATAGTAAATGGCGGCCAACGCTCCCGAGTTGCAGAAAGTGACCACCGGTTTCGTCCCGTCGATGCCGGCGGTGGCGAAGATGGGAAGCAGTTCCGCCCGGGTCTTGTACGTGCCGTCGGCATTGGTCAGTCCGGGCACGGTGATGTTGTAGGCAGGGGTTTTGGTCACCTTCGATCCGCGGATGAGCCCCTCGAACGACGCCGGTTTCGGGGTGAGCGGGATCGCCAGCGGAGCGCTACCGATCTTGTGCATGGTGAGGTAGGTAGCGGCGGCCCCTTGGGTCAGGTCGATCGGCGGATTGGTCGTGGAAGAGAACGGGATGGCGAGATTACCGGCGCCGAACAGCAGTTCGCTCAAGGTGAGAACGCCGGCGTCATACAGTTTGGTGGCTGGATCGTAGGCGTGACCGGCGACCTGGAAGATGTCGGGGATACCGTCTCCCGTGCCATTTTCGGTGTCCTTGAAGTGATAGGCGACGGGCGGTTGGCGGGTATCCAGGATCACGACCTTGTTCGCGTTGTTGTCGGGCAGGGCTGTCCGGCCGCTGTCGATCAGGCCGATCAGTTCCCCGATGCCGATGCGCTCATGGAAGAATTTTTTCGGCCACTGGGTCACGCTGATGGTCGACGGATTGATGACGGGGAGGGTTACTCCCTTTTGCAGGGGGTATCCGGCCATGGCGTACGCCTTGTTGCCTCCGTTCAGGACCAGGATGCGTTCCCGGGGAAAGCCCCAGTATCGGAGGGTCCACCACATACGGGCGGCACAGAACCCGGGGTAGTCGTAGCGGGATGTCGTAAGGACGATCACATCCTTGGTCGTGATCCCGTACTTCTGGAGCATCTGGTCGATCAGGCTTCCTGTGCCCACTTCGTGTTCGGCCAGGACCGGCCCGTCGCTTCGGTTGGTGACCTCGAATCCTTCGTGGGACATGTTGGGGATGGCGCCGGGGATATGCCCGAACAAGCCGTCCGCCATGCCGCTGAACGACTTGTACTGGGGGCTGAGCTTGCCGCCGTACTGCTTTTCAATGTTTACCAGGATTTTCGTCTTGTCCCCGGCAAACCAGCTGTCTTTGTCCGAATAGGGGAAGACGCCGTCCGGATTGGGAACGCAATCGATGACCACGACCCGCTCTCCCCGCTCCGTCCGGCATCCATTGTCGAACCATGCCTTGACCACGGACGCCGAGACCAGTGTGTTGCTTGATTTGTCATTCTGGTAAATGGTGGCGTTCGGATCGTCGTACCCGCCCGAGCCGCAACCGCGCATCCACAGCCCGGCGGCGAGCAGGATAACGACCAGAACCGCCATTCGTCCGGTGCCGGATTTCCCCAAATTCCTCAACATAGAGAACCTCCTCTCGGGGTTTGGCGGTACTCCCGCCCTATCGACGATCCACGGGGTGTATTCCATGTTGAATAGTAGGGGGGGAATCGTTCATAATAAAGCGAGTTATTCGCATACTTGAATGCGCATGACGCATGAGAACAATGGAGGCCGGTCCATGGATTCCATCTACCTGAAAACCTTGGTCGAAGTCGTCCGTGCCGGCAGCCTCACCAAGGCGGCCGATCTGCTTTGCGTCACCCAGTCGGCGGTTTCCCGCCGGATCAAGTTCATGGAAGAACAGTACGGAAGCATGCTGCTCGACCGCTCCGGCCCGGTGATCGTACCGACTCCTACCGGCAGCATGGTGCTGGAAAAAGCGAGGGAAATCGTCGAGATCGAGCGGGAGTTGATGTCAAGTCTTGGAGTTCAAGAGCGGCAAAGGGGCCTGACCTTCCTTTGCACCCCGACCTTCGGGACCGTTTACCTTCCGGGGATCCTTCGGGAGTACATGCTGAAACATATCGATGGAGGGAACTTGAGGTTTCTGTTCGATGTCCCTGAAAAGATCGTGAAGGGGCTGAGGGAGGGGGTGTGCGAAATCGCGGTCATCGAACATTGCGATTGTTTCGATCTCCCCGATTTCGAAACGGTCGCCTTGCCCGGAGACGAGATGGTCTTTGCCGCGGCTCCTTCCCTCGGTATGAGAGTCGGGGCGGCGAGCATCGACGAACTGTTCACGTACACGCTGTACGGGCGCAGCGATGGGTGCTGCTCACGAACCTTGCTGGAGGCCAATCTGAAAGGAATGGGTCGGACGATCGGGGAATTCCGACGAGTGGTGGTCTTCGACGACCTGCACATGATCCTCCGTTCGGTGCGTGGGGGCGATGGGTTGGCGTTCATTTCGAGCGATCTCATCGAACCCGATGTCCGTGCGGGGAATCTAATAAAGTTCCGGGTGCCCGGATTCACCCACCGGCGAAGTCGAACGTTCGTATTCAGCAATCAGCTATCCGCCGGTTCCCCCGCCGGCCATTTTGCCTCGGTCGTCGTCGACCGCTTCCACGGGGTTTCCTCCGAATCCCCATCGTATCGGGGAACGTCCCGCGTGGGATCCGTCGTGAGCCCCCCCTGATTCCTGCGGGCGGAATCCTTCCCCGCCAACGGTTCGAATCGTTCACATCTCCAGATAACGAATTGACATTTGTCGATATATCATGGATCATGCTCGGGTACAAACCCTCCCATACGGGACTGGAATGAGGAGCAAACAAATGAAGACGCTGCAGATTCTCGGACCGGGATGCGCGAGGTGCAAGACGCTGGCGGCGAACACGGAGGCGGCGGCGAAACGCCTCGGGATCCCGTACCGGATGGAGAAGGTCACGGAGATCACGAAGATCATGTCGTTCGGGGTGATGTCGACGCCGGCGCTGGCCGTCGACGGCGCGGTGAAATTTGCCGGGAAGATCCCGACGACGGAAGAGATCCAGAGGATCCTCGCCTCGGCGTGAGTGCGGACGACCCAGGGAGAAGAATCATGGCCGGGAAGAAACTTCTGACATTTTTATTGATCGTGTTCGTGGCTTCGAGCGCCGCGTTTCTCCTGGTAAAGGAGTCGCGCCGAGGGTCGCTGGCCGGATCTTCGCCTTCCGGCGAAGCCGTTGCGGCGTCCGAAAGGAGCATCGAGAGGCCGCAGCGGCGGGGGGATATTCCGATCGGTACCGGGAAACGTGTAGTCGCCTACTACTTCCATGCGCGCGCTCGATGCGCGTCGTGCAGGAAGATCGAGAGCCTCTCCGGAAAAGCGATCCGGGAACGGTTCCCGGAGGAACTCCGGACGCGCCTCCTCACGTTCCAGGAGGTCAATGTGGAGGAGCCAGGGAACCGCCACTTCATCGATGATTACCGGCTCGTCAGCCAGTCGCTGGTGATTGTCGAGTACCGCGACGGCCGGCCGGTCCGTTGGAAAAATCTCGAAAAGGTCTGGACCCTTCTCGGTTCGGAGAAGGAGTTCTTCCCGTATGTGCAGGAAGGCGTCTCCTCCTACCTGAAAGGCGCGTGATGGGTCCTGTCGTCGACCTCGGGGCCGTCTCGGCCCTGTGGCTCGGGATCCTGACCTCCCTGAGTCCCTGCCCGCTTGCCACGAATATCGCCGCCGTCTCGTACATCGGAAGGCAGTACCGGAGTCCGGCGAAGGTGACCTTTTCCAGCCTGGCGTACGTCCTCGGCCGGATGGGAGCGTACCTGGGGCTGGGCGCCCTTTTGGTCGCGGGTCTTCTTTCCGCGCCGGGGCTGTCGATGTTTCTCCAGAAGTCGATGAACAAGATCCTCGGCCCGATCCTGATCCTTGCGGGGATGGTTCTGCTGGACCTGCTCCGATTCCCGACGTCCGGGGGGGGGATCGGAGAGAAGATGCGGGAAAAAGCGGGGCAGGGGGGAATCCCCGGCGCGGGGCTCCTCGGGGTCCTCTTCGCCCTCTCCTTCTGCCCGGTTTCCGCGGCCCTGTTCTTCGGGAGCCTCGTCCCCCTGTCGGTCACCAAAGACTCCCCGGTGTTCTACCCGCTGCTGTTCGGCTTCGGCACCGGGATCCCGGTGATCGCGTTCGCCGTCATGATCGCTTTCGGAATGCGGTCCATCGAGGCCGTCTTCCGCGGTGTGACCCGGGTCGAACTGTGGGTCCGCCGAATTACCGGGGCCGTCTTCATCGTCGCCGGGATCTACTACGCGGCCGTTTATATCTTCGAGGTGATCTAGCCGCTCCACTTCTTCGTTGCTCCATACAAATGTGGGGTATATCATCGATCCATGGCGCGATCTCCTTCCTCCGGCCCGACCCCGCCCCAGCGCAGGATCCTTGACCATCTCCTGAAACGGGAATCGGAAGGAGGTTCCTCTCCCACCTACCGGGAGATCGCCGCCGCCTTGGGATGGCGCGCGCCTGGAACCGTTCGGGACCACGTCCAGGCCCTCTCCCGCAAGGGACTGATCGTTCCTTCGCGCCTGGCCCGAGGTCTCCGGCTGACCGACGCCGGGAGAGAGGCGGCCAGGCGGGGCAAGCGCCCCGCGCATCCCCAACGAGAGGCGCTCTCATCCTTCTCCGGCGAGACTGGGAAAGCGCTTGCGATGTTGGCTCCGTATTTCCGGCCCCGCCGGTTTCCCGCCGGGTCGGTCCTTTGGCGCGCCGGCGAAACGCCCTCCATGGTCGTCGCGATCGAGACGGGGCACATCAAGGTCTACCGGACGCTGCCGGGCGGAAACGTCGCCGCCCTCTATCTGTTCGGGCCGGGGGAACTTTTCGGATTCCTTCCCTTTCTGGATAGCCGGCCGTATCCCGCCACGGCCGAGGCGGTCGACGATGTTCGCGCGCGGACGATGTCCCGGGAGGGGCTCCTGCGAGGGCTCCGGGGAAATCCCGCCGTGGCGTTGCCGCTGTTTGCCTTCCTCGGGCGGCGCCTCCGGGAGGCGTTCGACCGGATCGAGCTCCTGTCCGCCCGCGGAGCGCTTCCGCGCGTGGCGGCGTCCCTGGCCGCCCTGTTGCGGGAAGGGGACCGGGGGGCCACGACGATCGTGTCTCTTCCGGTCTCTTCCGGGGAGTACGCCCGTGCCCTCGGGATCACCCCGGAGAGCTTCTCCCGCGCCGTCACGGGCCTTGCGGAAGCGGGGATGATTCACCGGCTGGGGCGAGGCA is a window encoding:
- a CDS encoding cytochrome C → MALIRSSIGVPALLLFSLLPVLQGCGAGSDPDAGCRGCHKGIEVASPAHPSCVACHGGDPRKKEKEASHRGMFGPKNPSEPQWWDRTCGKCHPYQSGRVKSNLMQTNTGMVRNIQATWEGSDGRLYGTRTEETFDAEGQPLRLEGVTGLFNLSGELYRKFCSLCHVGLESNEVWGGSHAGGCAACHFPFNDNATYEGGDPTVWGKWPYSATHRLAALPDNRVCLRCHNRSGRIALSYQGMNDGNNGLVPTAQGRPGPRMIGGARNATSITPDIHHEKGMECIDCHTSRDVMGDGYAYGNMYLQTEIRCEDCHGSTAEPPRHAPVARENEEPVRESRSYRRQVTMGDELVLTGKGRKYSNVFFSDGKIIVIDKRYGRRHESKVITGTPEHTIVGHGRMECSACHSLSVPQCYGCHTRYDLGKKGRDFLRGADTPGAFSETEDYRMLSPFPLAINQRGKISPVTPGCQTFVTVAAPGGELIKDEYVARYKGKNQLRFAPFYSHNTGRTAIGCSECHADPTFLGFGQHVVQGNRVDALLLCEKSSKKPLDGFLTMKQGRILAFSAITRENSRPLNAAEIRRVWAVNQCLVCHRNPKDAIYREKIDYRILARCLSRPLPAGR
- a CDS encoding porin, whose protein sequence is MKTWTLPAALLAGLALTASPAFAGPQIRFGPENQGVLQIDYKGQFQMIFRDTGSGPDKEDSTYEFSFRRNRIALMGKYGDVVGLYVQTEFLEKQDISTLGVNDASSGSDFTLIDAAMRFNFDNRFKIYVGKFKYNLSRENLESCEAPLTLDRSLFIRAPFVSTRDKGVGIWGNVLDDRLQYRVDVMEGREATTAAAPQPKSSFRFSGRAHVTLLDPENGYGYKGTYLGKKKVLTVGAAYQFEPDVAYSDTVAKADAKDYKGWTTDLFFEYPVTDIGTFTLSSAYENIDLGDAYKGANPDPDAIGLNGEKNGYYVKGAYMLPKLPLQIFARYEDWRFASLSGTFDQKIRWYAAGGNYYFRGQNLKLTAEYSKTDFDKETASIKNFGSLVTQLQLWF
- a CDS encoding thioredoxin family protein, whose protein sequence is MKTLQILGPGCARCKTLAANTEAAAKRLGIPYRMEKVTEITKIMSFGVMSTPALAVDGAVKFAGKIPTTEEIQRILASA
- a CDS encoding cytochrome C biogenesis protein — protein: MGPVVDLGAVSALWLGILTSLSPCPLATNIAAVSYIGRQYRSPAKVTFSSLAYVLGRMGAYLGLGALLVAGLLSAPGLSMFLQKSMNKILGPILILAGMVLLDLLRFPTSGGGIGEKMREKAGQGGIPGAGLLGVLFALSFCPVSAALFFGSLVPLSVTKDSPVFYPLLFGFGTGIPVIAFAVMIAFGMRSIEAVFRGVTRVELWVRRITGAVFIVAGIYYAAVYIFEVI